The nucleotide window ACGAAACCTATATTAATCAACAGGCACAACAACGAGGTTATGCGGCATTAGTTCCTTCTACGTTAGAAAAAGCCTCTGATTTTACGGTTATTAATCTTTACTGGTATTTTAAAGATCTACAAAAAATTGAGAGCAAGTAATTAAAATTTATCTAATACTATTTCTGAAAAATCAAACTAAGTAGGTGGTCATAATTAAGCATCTCTATAGATTTTGTTCGTAGTAGGGATGCGCGCCATCCCCTGGCAAGGGTTAGCACAACTTTTCATTATTTTTCTATTGTTCGTTTATTTATACCCACCTACTTACCAGGGCAAACGCATCTAAATCTCAGACCCTAGATACGGTAAAGATTTTATCTTTTCAGTACAAATGTTTAGCGATCGCTAAACTCGTTATCCTGTCGGCATCTCAAAAATTAGATGCGTTTGCCCTGACCTACTTACAGTCTTTGATGCGTCGGGGACGCATCCTACGATTTGAGCGAGAAGATTGTGGTGTTAAAATTTTCAGAATTGGTATAACTGTTGACTCTAAAAGGTGGGCAGTGCCCACCCTACAGATTAGCCGCCGCGTAACTTTTCTAATACCCCCACATCTTCTAAGGTTGAGGTATCCCCTGCCACTTCTTGACCGGCGGCTAAATTACGTAACAACCGTCGCATAATTTTACCGGAACGGGTTTTAGGCAATACATCCGTAAAATGAATTGTTCCCGGACGGGCGATCGCCCCAATTTCTTTCGCCACGTGATCCTTTAATTCTTTCATTAATTCATCACTGGGGCTATAATTATTTTCTAAGGTAACGAAAGCATAGATATCTTCCCCTTTAACCTCGTCCGGTCGTCCGACTACCGCCGCTTCTGCCACCGCAGGATGAGAGACTAAAGCAGACTCAACTTCCATCGTTCCTAAGCGGTGTCCCGATGTATTAATCACATCATCAACCCGCCCCATCACCCAAAAATAACCCTCTTCATCTCGACGCGCCCCATCACCAGCAAAATAGAAATATTGCCCGTCTTTGGGATAAATATGCTCCCAGTAACTATTACGGAAGCGTTCAGGGTTTTTGTAAACGGTTCGCATCATTCCTGGCCAAGGATGCTTGACCACCAGATAACCCCCTTCATTCACATTAACCGGGTTGCCATCCAAGTCAACCACATCCGCGATAATACCGGGGAAAGGAAGGGTACAAGATCCGGGTTTAGTCGTCGTTGCGCCGGGTAAGGGAGTGATCATAATGCCGCCGGTTTCTGTTTGCCACCAAGTATCGACAATTGGGCATTTTTCCCCACCAATGACTTGATGATACCACATCCAAGCCTCTGGATTAATGGGTTCTCCCACGCTTCCCAATAGTCGCAGAGACGATAAATTGCGGGCATTGGGGAGTCCGTCACCCATCTTCATAAAGGCGCGGATAGCGGTTGGGGCAGTATAAAAAATGTTGACCCCGTATTTTTCGATCACATCCCAGAAACAGCCGGGGTTAGATGGGCGGGGAACGCCTTCATACATAAGCGTAGTTGCCCCATTGGATAAAGGCCCATAGACAATATAACTATGACCGGTGATCCAACCCACATCCGCCGTACACCAATAGACATCATCATCTTTGACATCAAAGATCCATTTTGTAGTTAGATGGGTGTAAAGGTTGTAGCCGCCAGTGGTATGAACCACTCCTTTTGGTTTCCCGGTTGTTCCACTGGTGTAGAGGATAAACAACATATCTTCACTATCCATCGCCTCAGCCGGACAGTTAGGGGAGGCTTCTTTTTGCAGTTCATGCCACCAGTAGTCGCGCCCTTCTACCATCGTGACGGGTTCTTTGGTGCGTTGGACAACTAAAACTCGTTCTACACTGGGAACACCATTATCGGCGATCGCTAGATCGACTTGTTCTTTGAGGGCAACGACTTTATCCTTGCGAAACCCTCCATCCGCCGTGATCACAAGTTTAGCTTCTGCATCATTAAGACGATCTTTGAGGGCTTCTGAACTAAACCCACCGAAAACGACGGTATGAGGTGCGCCAATTCTCGCACAGGCTAACATGGCAATTGCAGATTCTGGGATCATGGGCATATAGATGCCTACGCGATCGCCTTTATGAACTCCTAACTGTTTGAGGACATTGGCAAATTGACAGACTTCTCGATGCAGTTGGGCGTAGGTGAGGGTACGGGTGTCGCCGGGTTCGCCTTCCCAGATGAGGGCGGCTTTATTTTTGCGCCAAGTTGTTAAATGTCTGTCAAGACAGTTGTAAGAAATATTAATTTTTCCCCCCACAAACCATTTAGCAAAGGGAGGTTGCCAGTCGAGAACTTTTTCCCACTTTTGAAACCAGTGTAATTCTTTTTCGGCTAATTCTGCCCAAAAGCTTTCGGGATCAGCCTTAGCTTTCTCGTAGATTTGCTTATAGTCTTCAAAGCTTTTTATATAGGCATTTTGTGAAAATTCAGGGGATGGGGGAAATAAGCGATTTTCGTTAAGAACGGATTCAATAGTGTTGGTTGTCATAGTCAATAATGTCTACGAGAGTATTAGGGTTACTTAGAACTATTTTGACAATTAAGTGCCTCAAAAAGTTTTTAGTTTCATTAAGTTAAGTCAACTTATTGTTAATTTTATTGAAACTATAGAGAGGTTAAAAGGTGCTGTTATAGCCTAATATAGGCTAATCTAATTAGGATTTAAAAAGATAAGTAGGCACAATCTTAAATGTAATAAAATTATATACTTAGTTACTCCTGAATTATTATTGACTGGGGTTGAAAAGATTTATTAGGGTGGGTAGTCTCTTCCCAAACTTGATAAACTTGTCTATAAAATAACAATTTAATAAATCTCGAAAGCTTGACCAACAAGTTTAAAATCCTCTGTTTTTTGAGTTTTTAACTTAGCTTTAATTTCTTCAAATTGCCTGACAACATCTGTATGATAATAACGTTCGTCACAACATTGACAAACTAATGCTTTAACCTTTAAGGTAGCAGTATTTCCACCTCCGCGCACAATTTCAGTAACTTGTTTTTCTCCTAAATTACCAGAGCAAAAAAAACATTTATTCATGGGTAACAGTTTAATTTTCTCCTTAAAATAGGTTGTTTAGTAAAATTACATAAATTTATTTAATTAAGCGATCGCAAATTCAGTAAATTGTCTTACATCGGGAGGCTGAAAAGCTAAAACTATATCACTGGTTGGAACACCTAATCTGATTAATTCGGTTGCTATTCCTTCTTCTGTCCAATCTTCCTCTATATAAATTTTCTCATTTTTAAGGCGAATATGAACATGAGTATCTTTTAATCTTTTGCTTCCTTGCCAATCTACAGTTAACCATAGATAATGATCGTGAGTTTCATCAAATACTAAACAAGTTTCAGATCTATCATGAGATGATTGGCGCGATAAATTATCATATTCAGTGAGAACTTGCTTAATTAAATATATTCTGAACTTTTTCTAAGGATAACTGTGTAAAATTTCATAAATTTGTACCTATTAAATTGATTTAATAAAGTAAAGGGGGTGCTGTCTTCTCTACTATTGTACTAGGTTTGTTATGTTGCGATCGCTCTTTTCAAGCACGGCTATTGGCAATGTAGGCTATATTTTAAGTAAAATATGCAATTTTATGCTATTATCAATTTATAATATTTGTTAATTTCCAAAGTGTCTATCATGAAAAATATTAATATTTCATTACCCGAATCTATACAAAATTACGTTGAAGAACAAGTTGCTAAGGGTAAATATAGTAGCATTAGCGAATATTTTTGTGATTTAATCCGTCAAGAGCAAAAACAGAAAGCACAAGAGCGGTTGGAAGATTTATTAGTAGAAGGATTAGAATCCGGAGAAGCAACGGAAATGACACAAAAGGATTGGCAAGAAATTCGCCAAGGTATTCAGCAAAATTTAGAGAATAAGAAAAAAATTTAATGGCTTATAGGATTAAAAAACGTCCGCAGGTTATTCGGGATTTGATTGAGTTAGCTACTTATATTGCGGAAAATAATCTAGAGGCTTCAGAACAATTTTTGAGGGCTGCAGAAGAAACTTTCCAACAGTTAGCTAAACTTCCTATGATGGGAAAAATATGTCAGTTTAAGAATCCTTTACTAACAAATATTCGACAACAAGCAGTTAAGGGGTTTAGAAGGTATTTAATTTTTTATCGTTTAAGTGAGTCAGAAATTGAAATTGTACGAGTTTTACATGGTTCGCGGGATCTTGAAGCAATTTTAGAGAATGATTTGACTGAAGATGAAAATGAGTTGAGTTAGGAAATGCGATCGCTCTGTTCAACTACGACTATAGGCAATTTACGTTATAATTAGAGTAAATTTTAATAGAGTGTTTTATGAATCGAGTAAAAATTCGTCAGCAAATTGAAGAATATCTTGAGCAACTATCACCAGAAAGATTATTAGTAGCTGCTGATTTTTTGGCTTATTTAGCGGAAAGAGAAGAGAATGATGCAACTGAGGAGTTATTAAATATTTCGGGTTTTCAAGTGGCTTTTGAAAGCACTAAAAAAAATGTAGAAGAAGGTAAGGTGATTCCGGTTGACCAACTCAAACGAAAATATTAATTATACTGTCGTTATTAGTCTTGATGCTCAATAATTTTTTGAGTCAGCTTCTGCTTCATTACAAAAAAAATTAGCTCGTTGTTTTATGTAGGTTTTTAAAATTATTCACAGGCTTCTATTATCTGGTTTAACACTCCGTTTAAGTTCTGCCTAACATCTTCATTTTTAATCCGCAATAAGCGTAAACCTTTAGCTGATAAAATTTGATCTCGTTCTGTATCATATTCTGTTTGCTGTTGATGAATTTCTCCATCTATTTCTATAACTAATTTAGCGGCGTGACAATAAAAGTCAACGATAAAGCCATCTATTATTTGCTGACGGCGAAAGTGTAACCCGTTAAGGTTATTTCTGCGTAGATGTTGCCAAAGTATTTTTTCTTCTGGGGTCATATTTTGGCGGAGTTCTTTGGCGCGTTGCTGTTTGGTTGCGGTTATTTTTTGTCCGATGATGATGTTGGTGGGTTTCATGATGATTTCTTTGGTTTGGGTTGACCTCTCCCCCCTACCCCCTCTCCTACGAGGAGAGGGGGAGTTAGGTTAATATCGGTGTATTGGGTTAATTAACTTTTTGTTGCTCATTTAGCAGCATTTTTCTAAGAGTGCTATTCTAAATTTAAGCTAACTCAGGATGAAACAAAGAAAGGATTTTTATCAATAATAGCTGCATCTCTTTTTTTAATAAAAAAATCTTTGATATTTCTTTCTTTTTCTAAAATCAAAATAATTTCTTGTAAATCACAAAGAAAAACTGTAGTTTTCGTTAAAGATTCTTTACAACTTTTTATGGCTGCATCAGTATATCCTGATGATGAAATAAAAATTCCACGAGCATGACCTCTGTTAAAAATTCTAACTAAATGTTGAGATACATCTCCTACACCTAAAGGTTCTTTCCACCATTTGATTTCAACTAAATATAAATCGCCATCAATTTCTATAACACCATCAATTTGCTCAACAATTCCTTCTTTTTCATCTCCTTTAACTGTAATTGATTCACGGATTGAAATTTCACTTAATTTAAAAAGACGGTTTAAAATTGCTTCCAATTGCTTTCCACGTTCCCAAGGATTGACTTCCCCTTGTTTAAACAGTGAATACAAATCCTTTTTAATTGCTAATAACTCATTTCGATACTTCTCGATCTCTTGTTGTTTCTTTTGATATTCCTCTTGATATCTTCTTTTTTCTTGCTCTCGTTCTAGGTTCATTTTTGTAAATGAATCTTTTATATTGACAATCTGCCTTATTTCAGCTACTAAACCTTTAGCTTTCAGTTGATCATCTGGCCAACAACTAGAGAAACTTTCAAATTGAGTAACTCTTTTTATAATTTCTCTACGTTGTTCTAAAGCTAAATCTCCTTTTTCATTCAATCTAGTTAATACAGTTCTAACTATTTGATATTTATTAATTTTCTTTGGTTCTTCATTAACAACTTGATCGAGATCATCAGTGAATTGAGAATTTACACCAGCACCGTCAAAAAAAGTTAACACATCTTTTTTACTACGACACAATAAAGGAATTGTATCAATTAAAAGATTTAATAGTTCTGGTGGATAATGATAAATAACTGAATCAACCATAAAGCCATTAGATTATCATAAATTGTGTTTTTTATTATTATATCTTACTAAGATGATTATTGATAATCTTACTATTAACTAATTACTGGCTTTTTTTTACAAAACAAAGAGGTCTATCGGTTAGATCACTAGGTTGTTACCAGTATCTTTACAACATCTTAATTTTGAATAATAATAATACCCTATTAAACTTATTTAAGCTATAGCAAACGCTATAAAAATTACGTTATACTATCACTATTCTGATTTGAGTAAATCAAGTAGAGGCATTTCTTCATTTTTGCTTATGGATGTCGATATATATCTAACAGGTTTAGAAAGTTTTTTAATTTTTCCTAATTTGACCCCTTGTTCTAACCAATCTTTTATTTGTACAGGACGAACCTTAAATATTTCTGCTAAATCT belongs to Gloeothece citriformis PCC 7424 and includes:
- the acs gene encoding acetate--CoA ligase is translated as MTTNTIESVLNENRLFPPSPEFSQNAYIKSFEDYKQIYEKAKADPESFWAELAEKELHWFQKWEKVLDWQPPFAKWFVGGKINISYNCLDRHLTTWRKNKAALIWEGEPGDTRTLTYAQLHREVCQFANVLKQLGVHKGDRVGIYMPMIPESAIAMLACARIGAPHTVVFGGFSSEALKDRLNDAEAKLVITADGGFRKDKVVALKEQVDLAIADNGVPSVERVLVVQRTKEPVTMVEGRDYWWHELQKEASPNCPAEAMDSEDMLFILYTSGTTGKPKGVVHTTGGYNLYTHLTTKWIFDVKDDDVYWCTADVGWITGHSYIVYGPLSNGATTLMYEGVPRPSNPGCFWDVIEKYGVNIFYTAPTAIRAFMKMGDGLPNARNLSSLRLLGSVGEPINPEAWMWYHQVIGGEKCPIVDTWWQTETGGIMITPLPGATTTKPGSCTLPFPGIIADVVDLDGNPVNVNEGGYLVVKHPWPGMMRTVYKNPERFRNSYWEHIYPKDGQYFYFAGDGARRDEEGYFWVMGRVDDVINTSGHRLGTMEVESALVSHPAVAEAAVVGRPDEVKGEDIYAFVTLENNYSPSDELMKELKDHVAKEIGAIARPGTIHFTDVLPKTRSGKIMRRLLRNLAAGQEVAGDTSTLEDVGVLEKLRGG
- a CDS encoding YgiT-type zinc finger protein, with amino-acid sequence MNKCFFCSGNLGEKQVTEIVRGGGNTATLKVKALVCQCCDERYYHTDVVRQFEEIKAKLKTQKTEDFKLVGQAFEIY
- a CDS encoding XisI protein, which gives rise to MYLIKQVLTEYDNLSRQSSHDRSETCLVFDETHDHYLWLTVDWQGSKRLKDTHVHIRLKNEKIYIEEDWTEEGIATELIRLGVPTSDIVLAFQPPDVRQFTEFAIA
- a CDS encoding type II toxin-antitoxin system ParD family antitoxin; protein product: MLISKVSIMKNINISLPESIQNYVEEQVAKGKYSSISEYFCDLIRQEQKQKAQERLEDLLVEGLESGEATEMTQKDWQEIRQGIQQNLENKKKI
- a CDS encoding type II toxin-antitoxin system RelE/ParE family toxin, with the translated sequence MAYRIKKRPQVIRDLIELATYIAENNLEASEQFLRAAEETFQQLAKLPMMGKICQFKNPLLTNIRQQAVKGFRRYLIFYRLSESEIEIVRVLHGSRDLEAILENDLTEDENELS
- a CDS encoding endonuclease domain-containing protein; its protein translation is MKPTNIIIGQKITATKQQRAKELRQNMTPEEKILWQHLRRNNLNGLHFRRQQIIDGFIVDFYCHAAKLVIEIDGEIHQQQTEYDTERDQILSAKGLRLLRIKNEDVRQNLNGVLNQIIEACE
- a CDS encoding restriction endonuclease; protein product: MVDSVIYHYPPELLNLLIDTIPLLCRSKKDVLTFFDGAGVNSQFTDDLDQVVNEEPKKINKYQIVRTVLTRLNEKGDLALEQRREIIKRVTQFESFSSCWPDDQLKAKGLVAEIRQIVNIKDSFTKMNLEREQEKRRYQEEYQKKQQEIEKYRNELLAIKKDLYSLFKQGEVNPWERGKQLEAILNRLFKLSEISIRESITVKGDEKEGIVEQIDGVIEIDGDLYLVEIKWWKEPLGVGDVSQHLVRIFNRGHARGIFISSSGYTDAAIKSCKESLTKTTVFLCDLQEIILILEKERNIKDFFIKKRDAAIIDKNPFFVSS